In the genome of Flavobacteriaceae bacterium YJPT1-3, the window TCACTTTACGTTGATACTTTAAAGAAGTACCCGTTAATCGACGAGGTAATAATTTTCCTTGCTCGTTTACGAATTCAGCCAAAAAGTCAGCATCTTTATAATCGATGTACTTAATTCCTGAACGCTTGAAACGACAATATTTCTTCGTCTTTGAAGTATCTATTTTCAGGGGAGTCAGGTATCTGATCTCTCCGTCTTTCTTTCCTTTTGCTTGTTGCTGTAATGTTGCCATGTCTTACGCTTTTTCTTTTTTAAGTTTCTCTCTTCGACGTTCAGCCCAGGCAACGGCGTGCTTGTCCAGCTTAACCGTTAAAAAACGCATGATGCGCTCATCGCGTCGCATCTCTACTTCCATAGGAGCAATTGCTTCTCCGGGAGCCTGAAATTCGAAAAGGTGGTAAAATCCACTTTTCTTGTTTTGGATGGCATAAGCTAATTTCTTTAGCTTCCAATCCTCTTTTGAGATCATCTTGGCTCCATTAGAAACGAGTAGGTCCTCGAATTTCTTAACTGTTTCCTTTATCTGGTCTTCAGATAAAACGGGATTCAAGATGAAAACAGTTTCATAGTGATTCATTAGTAAATCGTTTAAAAATTAAAA includes:
- the rpsR gene encoding 30S ribosomal protein S18, encoding MATLQQQAKGKKDGEIRYLTPLKIDTSKTKKYCRFKRSGIKYIDYKDADFLAEFVNEQGKLLPRRLTGTSLKYQRKVSTAVKRARHLALMPYVTDLYK
- the rpsF gene encoding 30S ribosomal protein S6, with product MNHYETVFILNPVLSEDQIKETVKKFEDLLVSNGAKMISKEDWKLKKLAYAIQNKKSGFYHLFEFQAPGEAIAPMEVEMRRDERIMRFLTVKLDKHAVAWAERRREKLKKEKA